A window from Pseudoliparis swirei isolate HS2019 ecotype Mariana Trench chromosome 17, NWPU_hadal_v1, whole genome shotgun sequence encodes these proteins:
- the LOC130207427 gene encoding deleted in malignant brain tumors 1 protein-like: MWTLLVLCSVMAIGGVRGADRYQTTVEPTQTTFPAQRSCRYNCGWDLGSCSCTSSCRYQGNCCHDYYNQCSAPTVGPTARPSCRYNCGGNMGSCSCSSSCQYYGNCCHDYYSACGGYTTSRPEITTSVPHSCRNNCERNFGSCSCSSNCRYQGNCCSDHSYYCPADTTPGARPSCRYNCGRYMGSCSCSSSCQYQGNCCYDFYSQCQATTPATVIPCGGSLSGSGTFSSPNHPDHYNDNAYCVWQLRAAYDQRIFLSFTYLQLENCCACDYIAVYDGPSVSSRYLGKVCNDSLSTFSSTSNYLTVLFRTDGSVVGRGFIADFVSSLQPSSGKVDCSSDNMTIVIQRAYLNSLGYDGESLYLNDPYCRPQVSRYQVVFNFLLNACGTVQKFENGRVVYTNTLRASTSSYGEITRQSHFKLSVGCRMDQDSVAQIMYIVRHHDNSSITGTGRFNTSMDFFTSSNFYSKVTQVPYEVVLNQNLYVQVDLSSGVSSMVLFLDTCVTSPSPNDFQSRPYYLVRNGCSVDKTYQSYVTGTRTYARFTFKAFQFLRATESVYIQCKVLLCQTYDYNSRCRRGCNKRAARDLGSEHDSHTLVLGPIQLKGPEKKEETQQENTA, from the exons ATGTGGACTCTCTTGGTTCTCTGCAGTGTGATGGCCATCGGTGGAGTGCGAG GTGCTGATCGCTACCAAACAACTGTGGAGCCAACACAAACCACTTTTCCAG CTCAGCGCTCATGTCGGTACAACTGTGGCTGGGACCTGGGAAGCTGCTCCTGCACAAGCTCTTGCCGATACCAAGGAAACTGTTGCCATGACTACTACA ATCAGTGCTCAGCTCCTACTGTGGGACCTACAG CTCGGCCCTCGTGCCGCTACAACTGCGGCGGGAACATGGGAAGCTGCTCCTGCTCAAGCTCTTGTCAATACTATGGCAACTGTTGCCATGACTACTACT CTGCCTGCGGGGGGTACACCACGAGCAGACCCGAGATAACAACCTCAG TTCCGCACTCATGTCGAAACAACTGTGAGAGGAACTTTGGAAGCTGCTCCTGCTCGAGCAATTGCCGATACCAAGGAAACTGCTGTTCTGACCACTCCT ATTACTGTCCGGCAGATACCACACCCGGCG CTCGGCCCTCGTGCCGCTACAACTGCGGCCGATACATGGGAAGCTGCTCCTGCTCAAGCTCTTGTCAATACCAGGGCAACTGTTGCTATGACTTCTACT CCCAATGCCAAGCCACAACGCCAGCCACAG TCATCCCCTGCGGAGGCTCTCTGTCCGGCTCCGGTACCTTCTCCAGCCCCAACCACCCCGACCACTACAACGACAACGCCTACTGCGTCTGGCAGCTCAGGGCTGCGTACGACCAGAGAATCTTCCTGTCGTTCACGTACCTGCA atTGGAGAACTGCTGCGCCTGTGACTATATTGCAGTCTACGATGGGCCGTCCGTTAGCTCACGGTACCTGGGGAAAGTGTGCAACGACAGTCTGAgtaccttctcctccacctccaactACTTGACCGTGCTCTTCCGGACTGATGGCTCTGTGGTTGGCCGAGGGTTCATTGCTGACTTCGTAAGCTCTTTGCAGCCAAGCTCAG GTAAAGTGGACTGTTCCTCAGACAACATGACCATTGTAATCCAGAGGGCTTACCTGAACTCTCTCGGCTACGATGGCGAGAGTCTGTACCTCAACGACCCGTACTGCAGACCCCAGGTTTCCAGATATCAGGTGGTCTTCAACTTCCTCCTTAACGCTTGCGGCACCGTTCAAAAG TTTGAGAATGGCAGAGTTGTGTACACCAACACCCTCCgggcctccacctccagctacGGAGAAATCACACGGCAGTCTCACTTTAAGCTGAGCGTGGGCTGTCGGATGGACCAGGACTCGGTGGCCCAGATAATGTACATTGtccgtcaccatgacaacagcAGCATCACAGGCACAGGCAGATTCAACACCAGCATGGATTTCTTCACGTCCAGCAATTTCTACTCCAAG GTGACTCAAGTCCCATACGAGGTGGTTCTCAACCAGAACCTGTATGTTCAGGTGGACCTGAGCAGCGGCGTCAGCTCCATGGTCCTCTTTCTTGACACCTGTGTGACCTCGCCATCGCCCAATGATTTCCAGAGCAGACCGTACTACCTGGTCCGCAACGG CTGCTCTGTGGACAAAACCTACCAGAGCTACGTCACCGGCACTCGTACCTACGCCCGCTTCACATTCAAGGCGTTCCAGTTCCTGCGAGCCACGGAGTCGGTGTACATCCAGTGCAAGGTCCTGCTATGCCAAACCTACGACTACAACTCCCGGTGTCGCCGGGGCTGCAACAAACGAGCAGCCAGAGACCTGGGGTCAGAACACGACAGCCACACTCTGGTCCTGGGTCCAATCCAACTCAAAG GCCCTGAAAAGAAGGAAGAGACGCAGCAGGAGAATACGGCGTAA
- the ikzf5 gene encoding zinc finger protein Pegasus produces the protein MGEEKPDTLDFVKDFQEYLNQQTQHVNMISGSVSGIKEEDELPPDCSHNGLDHPSADMSLEDSSGILVDGFERTYDGKLKCRYCNYATRGTARLVEHIRIHTGEKPHRCHLCPFASAYERHLEAHMRSHTGEKPYKCELCSFRCSDRSNLSHHRRRRHKLLPMKGARSLSHKKMLSVLQKKASSLGYGRRLLVNFSPPSVAAHKAENVNDFSHELPHLRQEPYDHQGHAVEDGHAASQNHRHHDLIMDNPLNQLSTLAGQLASLPSESQDQTRPPMSPGAESVVDEKPFFLQQPHPAAAPVAASAVHAAAVHAAASSSPIAPESRAPPHSDCSPGGEPCSEHSGRTSTPSIFNSQPSTPAPGLPVPLQDPHTPHHCQHCDIYFPDNILYTIHMGCHGYENPFQCNICGHKCKSKYDFACHFARGQHK, from the exons ATGGGCGAGGAAAAGCCGGACACGCTTGACTTTGTGAAGGATTTCCAGGAGTATCTGAACCAGCAGACTCAGCATGTCAACATGATATCAGGCTCCGTGAGCGGCATCAAGGAGGAGGACGAGCTGCCGCCAG ACTGCAGTCACAATGGACTGGATCACCCCTCAGCGGACATGTCCCTGGAGGACAGCTCGGGGATCCTGGTGGATGGTTTTGAGAGGACCTATGACGGCAAGCTCAAGTGCCGCTACTGCAACTACGCGACCAGAGGCACGGCGAGGCTCGTCGAGCACATCCGAATTCACACGG GGGAGAAACCTCATCGTTGCCACCTCTGCCCGTTCGCCTCGGCCTACGAGCGCCACCTCGAGGCCCACATGCGGTCCCACACGGGCGAGAAGCCGTACAAGTGCGAGCTGTGCTCCTTCCGCTGCAGCGACCGCAGCAACTTGTCGCACCACCGCCGCCGGCGCCACAAACTCCTGCCGATGAAAGGCGCTCGCTCGCTTTCCCACAAGAAGATGCTGAGTGTTTTGCAGAAGAAGGCCAGCTCGCTGGGCTACGGCCGTCGGCTCCTCGTCAACTTCAGCCCCCCGTCCGTGGCGGCGCATAAGGCTGAAAATGTGAACGACTTCTCGCACGAGCTGCCCCACTTGCGCCAGGAGCCCTACGATCATCAGGGTCACGCGGTGGAGGACGGGCACGCCGCGAGTCAGAACCACCGCCACCACGATCTGATTATGGACAACCCGCTGAACCAGCTGTCCACCCTGGCGGGCCAGTTGGCCAGCCTCCCTTCTGAGTCCCAGGACCAGACTCGGCCTCCGATGTCCCCAGGAGCAGAGTCCGTCGTGGACGAGAAGCCCTTCTTCCTCCAGCAGCCCCACCCTGCCGCGGCTCCCGTGGCCGCCAGCGCAGTCCACGCCGCCGCGGTccacgccgccgcctcctcttccCCGATCGCCCCCGAGTCCCGCGCTCCTCCCCACAGCGACTGCAGCCCCGGCGGGGAACCCTGCAGCGAGCACAGCGGGCGCACCAGCACCCCAAGCATCTTCAACAGCCAGCCCAGTACACCGGCGCCGGGCCTGCCCGTCCCGCTCCAGGACCCCCACACGCCGCACCACTGCCAGCACTGTGACATCTACTTCCCCGACAACATCCTCTACACCATCCACATGGGCTGCCACGGCTACGAGAACCCATTCCAGTGCAACATCTGCGGCCACAAGTGCAAGAGCAAGTACGACTTCGCCTGCCACTTTGCCCGCGGGCAGCACAAGTAA
- the hmx3a gene encoding homeobox protein HMX3, protein MPETTQETCASAKDSPFFIKNLLNCDSKPSKPKPVLAATKLALEGGFSLSQVGDFSFPRFDLSAQRFSLPAHYLERTSAWWYPYALSSSHLHRTEVIDKLGARVSSPTSGTDRDSPDLVLKSEPDVKDDDEDDEHNNSKSGDEIILEESDTEEAKKDDLEEWKKRDDDKKPCRKKKTRTVFSRSQVFQLESTFDMKRYLSSSERAGLAASLHLTETQVKIWFQNRRNKWKRQLAAELEAANLSHAAAQRIVRVPILYHESSVSESGLVGANVPVSQPLLTFPHPGVYYSHPIVTSMPLLRPV, encoded by the exons ATGCCAGAGACAACGCAAGAGACGTGCGCTTCGGCCAAGGACTCTCCTTTCTTCATTAAGAACCTGCTGAACTGTGATAGCAAACCGTCCAAACCCAAGCCCGTTCTGGCTGCGACCAAGTTGGCTTTGGAGGGAGGATTTTCCCTTTCCCAGGTCGGGGACTTCAGCTTTCCACGCTTTGACCTGTCTGCACAGAGGTTCAGTCTACCGGCTCACTACTTGGAGCGCACCTCGGCGTGGTGGTACCCCTACGCGCTGAGCTCATCCCACCTACACAGAACCGAAG TTATCGACAAACTCGGAGCCAGAGTCTCCTCTCCGACCTCGGGCACCGACAGAGACTCGCCGGACCTGGTTCTCAAATCCGAGCCAGACGTCAAAGACGACGACGAGGACGATGAACACAACAACAGCAAAAGTGGCGACGAGATCATCCTGGAGGAGAGCGACACGGAAGAAGCCAAAAAAGACGACCTGGAGGAATGGAAGAAGAGGGACGACGACAAGAAGCCCTGCCGCAAGAAGAAGACGCGCACAGTTTTCTCCCGGAGCCAGGTGTTCCAGCTGGAGTCCACCTTCGACATGAAGCGGTACCTGAGCAGCTCGGAGCGCGCCGGCCTGGCCGCGTCTCTCCACCTCACCGAGACGCAGGTGAAGATCTGGTTCCAGAACCGGAGGAACAAGTGGAAAAGGCAGCTGGCCGCAGAGCTGGAGGCGGCCAACCTGAGCCACGCCGCGGCTCAGAGGATAGTCCGGGTGCCCATCCTGTACCACGAGAGCTCGGTCTCGGAGAGCGGACTCGTCGGTGCCAACGTGCCCGTGAGCCAGCCGCTGCTCACCTTCCCGCACCCGGGCGTCTACTACTCCCACCCCATCGTCACATCCATGCCGCTGCTCAGACCCGTTTGA
- the hmx2 gene encoding homeobox protein HMX2, translated as MSRAEDIGSKCSSGPISSFTIQSILGTPSDPPRSVNKELAKGPPPPPPRRRSLSVSSEEDCSGGEDSADCFCSDTGHSEPCTRHQAHKFCIGPGKGLLSRNAGLARRPHLPQPLLQDYKEEKERPCHQMSPLSEERHTDAADKQGNSAKKKTRTVFSRSQVYQLESTFDMKRYLSSSERACLASSLQLTETQVKTWFQNRRNKWKRQLSAELEAANMAHASAQTLVGMPLIFRDNSFLRVPVPRSIAFPTPLYYPGSNLSALPLYNLYNKIEY; from the exons ATGAGTCGCGCAGAAGACATCGGGAGCAAGTGCTCGTCCGGCCCGATTTCCAGCTTTACCATCCAGTCTATTCTTGGCACGCCGTCCGATCCGCCGCGCTCCGTAAACAAGGAGCTCGCGAaggggccgccgccgccaccgccgcggAGGCGCTCCCTGTCGGTGTCCTCCGAGGAGGATTGCAGCGGCGGGGAGGACTCGGCGGACTGCTTCTGCTCCGACACCGGTCACAGCGAGCCGTGCACCAGGCACCAAGCCCACAAATTCTGTATAG GTCCCggtaaaggactcctctctagGAATGCGGGGCTCGCGCGGCGGCCGCACCTGCCTCAGCCTCTGCTGCAGGATtacaaggaggagaaggagagaccgTGCCATCAAATGTCGCCGCTGTCGGAGGAGAGACACACGGACGCTGCGGACAAGCAGGGCAACTCGGCCAAGAAGAAGACGCGCACGGTTTTCTCCCGGAGCCAGGTGTACCAGCTGGAGTCCACCTTCGACATGAAGCGGTACCTGAGCAGCTCGGAGCGGGCCTGCTTAGCCTCCAGCCTGCAGCTGACTGAGACTCAGGTCAAGACGTGGTTTCAGAACCGGAGGAACAAATGGAAACGGCAGCTATCAGCCGAACTGGAGGCGGCCAACATGGCCCACGCGTCCGCACAGACATTAGTAGGGATGCCGCTGATTTTCAGAGATAACTCCTTTCTGCGTGTTCCGGTTCCCCGGTCCATCGCCTTTCCGACGCCCCTTTATTACCCGGGGAGCAACCTTTCAGCGTTACCTTTATACAACCTGTATAACAAGATCGAGTACTGA